The [Pantoea] beijingensis genomic sequence CTCTGGCTAAATTAGCAAAATTGGTAGTAATACGCGTATTTTCAGAGGGGTTATAGTTTTCGTCGAAACAAAGGCTCTTAATCGCAAATGTAAATTTATTATTCATCGTAATCTGGTATCCTGACTTCCGGTATAAATTCTGATTTTATTGCTTGCTATTCACGATTTCCCGACTTTCTTTACTCGTTTGCTCATTTAGCAGGCTTTATATTGTCTATTGTTAATCACAATGCACATTTTATGCCTGAGTCATTGATTGAGTAAAAGTGATTTAATTTCATTAAACATGAGACATATTCATGATCATGCGTACCGACAGGGGCGGTGTTGGTACAGACGCCGCCTTCCAGGAGGTTTCATCCCGGAAGTCCATAGGGTTCTGAGGTCCGAACTGTCGTAATATGCTAAAAATCAGGTGTAAATAGCAGCGTGCCCAGATACTTCTTCTGCGATATGGCTATCGGATAGAGTCAGCTAGCTGAATGAGCCAGCCCATTTCCCAGAGAAAGAATCGGCCCACCAGCATAAGCCATGAAATTAATAGCAAGTGCCGTCAGCGTGATAAGCGCCCGTGCCGCTATGTGGATAAGTGCCTTTAGGGCATGCCATAGCGGAAGTTGAAAAGCGAAAACGGCGATAAGCATGATTAAAGCTGCGATCTTTTTCATTTATATTTATATCCCTGTCTTATGTTACGTGATGTTGGAATCCTTGCTAAGCCAGAGTATCAGAATATTCCTATCACACAATCCTGAAGCATGAACAGTGCGTAAACTCATTGCGAGTAATTAATATCATCTTCCAGATCGGTATTCGGCAAAATCGGATACTGATAGCACCCGGTAACATTAGTTTGCTTTACACGCCCATCCTCTCCCTCACCTTAATCATTCTGTTGCCACGAATCAGAGACTGACAGCCACGCACGCTTCTGCCAGAATAGGCGCATTCCCCGAATAAACGTAAAACAGATGGATTATCTCTCTGATGGCAGCAAAAATTATTGATGGTAAAACGATTGCGCAGCAGGTACGCCTTGAAGTTGCGGATAAAGTTCAACAGCGTCTGGCTGCCGGAAAACGTGCGCCGGGCCTGGCGGTGGTTTTAGTCGGCGAAAACCCGGCTTCGCAAATTTACGTTGGCAGCAAACGTAAAGCCTGCGAAGAAGTCGGTTTTATTTCACGCTCTTACGATTTACCCGCCACCACTTCTGAAGCAGAGCTGCTGGATCTGATCGACACACTGAATAACGATGCCGAGATCGATGGCATCCTGGTACAGCTGCCTCTGCCAGCTGGCATTGATAACGTTAAGGTGCTGGAGAATATCTCTCCGGATAAAGATGTCGATGGCTTCCATCCATACAATGTGGGCCGCTTATGTCAACGCGCACCTAAGTTACGTCCCTGCACGCCGCGCGGCATCGTCACGCTGCTTGAACGTTACAATATCGATACCTATGGCCTGAACGCCGTGGTCGTCGGCGCGTCTAACATTGTGGGACGTCCTATGAGTATGGAGCTTCTGCTGGCGGGTTGCACAACGACCGTCACTCATCGCTTTACCAAAGATTTACGTCATCATGTGGAACATGCCGATCTGCTGGTCGTTGCGGTGGGTAAGCCGGGCTTTATTCCGGGTGACTGGATCAAGCCGGGCGCGATCGTTATTGATGTCGGCATTAACCGACTTGAGAGTGGAAAAGTGGTGGGCGATGTCGAGTTTGATACCGCGTCCGAACGCGCGGCCTGGATTACTCCCGTGCCGGGCGGCGTAGGACCCATGACAGTCGCAACGCTGATTCAAAACACCTTACAGGCATGCGAAGCGCATCATGATGGAGCAGTAAACTAATGGCGACTTTTTCTCTTGGCAAACACCCTCACGTTGACCTGTGCGATCTGTTAAAGCTGGAAGGATGGGTTGAGAGCGGCGCGATGGCAAAATCGCTGATCGCCGATGGCCTGGTAACCGTTGATGGTGCAGTAGAAACCCGTAAACGCTGCAAAATCGTTGCCGGGCAAACCGTTGAGTTCAACGGTAACCGCATTACAGTTCAGGCCTGATTTTTCCCGATAATTTCAGGGGCTTACGCCCCTGATGTGTTACTTACGGCGCCAGCGAGTCCCTTCCGGCCCGTCTTCCAATACAATACCCAGTGCATTCAGCTTATCGCGCGCGATATCGGCCTGTGCCCAGTCTTTCGTCTGACGAGCATCAAAGCGCATTTTGATTAGCGCTTCAATTTCCGCGACTTCGGCGTCATTGCTCTGTGCCCCGCCCTGCAAAAACAGTTCAGGATCTTGCTCCAGCAGTCCCAGAACACCGGCCAACTGACGCAATTTTGCCGCCAAACCATTAGCCGCCGCGATATCTTCGACCTTTAAACGGTTCACTTCGCGCGCCAGATCGAACAATGCAGAATAGGCTTCCGGCGTGTTGAAATCGTCATCCATCGCTTCACGGAAGCGGGTTTCAAACGCTTCACCGCCCTGCGGTTCCGCATCAGCATCGGTATTACGTAGCGCAATATACAAACGCTCAAGCGCAGCACGCGCCTGCTTGAGGTTATCTTCACCATAATTCAGTTGGCTGCGATAATGGCCAGACATCAGAAAATAACGCACGGTTTCGGCATCAAAATAGTTCAGCACATCGCGCACGGTAAAAAAGTTATTCAGCGATTTTGACATCTTCTCGCGATCGACCATCACCATGCCGGAGTGCATCCAGTAGTTCACATAAGGGCCATCATGCGCGCAGGTTGACTGAGCTATTTCATTCTCGTGATGGGGAAACATCAGGTCGGAACCGCCGCCGTGGATATCAAAGTGAGTGCCCAGCTGTTTACAGTTCATGGCAGAACACTCAATATGCCAGCCTGGACGTCCGGCGCCCCAGGGCGAAGGCCAGCTTGGCTCGCCCTCTTTCGACATTTTCCACAGCACAAAATCCATTGGATTGCGCTTAACATCAGCGGTCACTTCAACGCGTGCGCCCGCTTGCAACTGCTCCAGATCCTGGCGCGACAGCTTGCCATACTCTGCATCGCTTTCGACGGCAAACATCACATCACCATTGCTGGCAACATAGGCATGCTCACGCTCAATTAGTTTTCCAACGATCTCAATGATTTCGCTGATATGGCGCGTCGCTCGCGGCTCTAAGTCCGGCGGCAGAATGTTCAGTGCGGCAAAATCGGCCTGCATCTCAGCGATCATGCGGTTGGTTAAATCCTCAACCGTTTCACCGTTTTCATGAGCACGCTTGATGATCTTATCGTCGATATCGGTAATGTTGCGGACATACTTCAGCGCGTAGCCGCAATAACGCAGGTAGCGCGCAACCACGTCAAACGCCACAAACGTACGACCATGGCCAATGTGGCAGAGGTCATAAACGGTAATTCCGCACACGTACATGCCTATTTCACCGGCATGAATAGGTTTAAATTCCTCTTTTTGACGACTCAGGGTGTTGTAAATCTTTAGCATTGAAACATTCCGTATTGACGTGTGCGGGTTATGCCCTTCATTCTGCGTAGCTGCAGCGCTATCTGCTACCTTCGCTTACCTGGCTTCCTGCCGGATTGATTCCGGAAAAAATGGACCACCTGTCTCGCCATCATAAGTCGGAAGCGGTTGAGGATAGCGAAGTTGATCTGAAGGGATATTTTGATCGTATTGTTAACGTTAGCGCGATGCAATGCAAGATATTGGGTTTCATCTGCATATTCGTTGGCTTGCTGACGCGTCATCACAATTTGTGATATAAGGACGGTCTCTTAAAGCTGGCACGGCAACATTTAGCGTTCGCTGTGAGACCAGATGTTTAATACTCCCACCTTTACAGGACGAGATTATGGTTACTTTCCAGACTAATCACGGCGACATCGTTATCAAAACTTTCGATGATAAAGCTCCAGTTACGGTTAAAAACTTCCTGGATTACTGTCGCGAAGGTTTCTACGACAACACCATTTTTCACCGCGTGATCAACGGTTTTATGATTCAGGGTGGCGGTTTTGAACCCGGCATGAAGCAGAAAGCGACAAAAGAAGAGATCCGCAACGAAGCGAATAATGGCCTGAAAAACACCAAAGGCACGCTGGCAATGGCGCGGACGTCTGCTCCACATTCTGCAACGGCACAGTTCTTTATTAACGTTGCAGATAACGACTTCCTGAACTTTAGCGGTGAAAACCTGCAAGGCTGGGGCTACTGCGTGTTTGCTGAAGTAGTTGAAGGTATGGATGTGGTTGAGAAAATCAAGGGCGTCTCTACCGGCCGTAGCGGTATGCATCAGGATGTGCCTAAAGAAGACGTTGTGATCCAGAAAGTGACCATTAGCGAGTAATGTCACGTACGCTATTTATCGCAGATCTTCATCTGTGCCATGAAGAGCCGGCAATCACTGCCGGTTTTCTGCGTTTTTTACAGCGCGAAGCCGTTCACGCGGATGCGCTGTATATTCTTGGCGATCTGTTTGAAGCCTGGATTGGTGATGACGATCCAAACCCACTTCATGCAGAAGTCGCCCGCGCCCTGCTGGTATTGAAGCAACAGGGCGTTCCCTGCTACTTCATCCACGGGAATCGGGACTTTCTGCTCGGTCAGCAATTTGCACATGCCAGTGGTATGCGCTTATTGCCGGAAGAGAAAATACTGACGCTCTATGGCAAACGTATTCTTATCCTGCACGGCGATACACTCTGCACCGATGACCAAAGCTACCAACGCTTTCGCCGGAAAGTTCATCAGCGCTGGCTGCAAAAACTCTTTCTGGCACTGCCGCTGTTTGTGCGCCAACGTATTGCCGCACGCATGCGCGACGGCAGCAAGCAGGCCAACAGCACTAAATCACTCGCCATCATGGATGTGAATCCCGAAGCGGTCATCAATGCTTTCAAACAGCACCAGGTTAACGGGATGATTCACGGCCACACCCATCGCCCGGCGGTACATACCCTGGAAATTGACGGACAAACCGTTCAACGCGTGGTACTTGGCGCATGGCATCAGCAAGGTTCAATGATCCAGGTCGATAACGCAGGCGTTACACTGATTTCATTCCCGTTTTAAAACCCGAAAAAAGCTAAATTTTGCTTACCCGCGTCGCGACGCAACCGTTTCCCTTGCTGCGCGCTCATGGTATTCTCTGTGCCCTTCTCAACTGGCGCCAACCATGGCGCGCCAGTGAAGTTTGTACAATCACAGGAGTCAGACTCACATGTCATCCAACGCCGCCCCGGCCCGTATTGCTATCGTAATGGGTTCCAAAAGCGACTGGGCCACCATGGAATTTGCTGCGGAAATCCTTACCGCGCTTAATGTGCCTTTTCATACCGAAGTGGTTTCAGCGCACCGCACGCCAGATAAGCTGTTCAGCTTTGCTGAGGACGCGGCGGACAAAGGCTTTCAGGTGATTATTGCAGGAGCCGGTGGTGCTGCTCATCTTCCGGGTATGCTGGCGGCAAAAACGTTGGTTCCAGTGCTGGGCGTTCCGGTACAAAGTGCCGCACTAAGCGGTGTGGACAGTCTTTACTCCATTGTACAAATGCCACGCGGCATTCCGGTTGGTACACTGGCGATTGGTAAAGCGGGCGCAGCAAACGCAGCACTGCTGGCTGCACAAATTCTGGCCATTTATGATCGCGAGCTGGCTACCCGCCTGGCAACCTGGCGCCAGGCGCAAACCGATGACGTGCTGAATAATCCCGATCCGCGGGGGGCTGTATGAAGCCAGTCTGTATCTTAGGTAATGGCCAGCTTGGACGTATGTTGCGTCAGGCCGGTGCACCGCTTGGCATCGCCGTCTATCCGGTAGGACCAGACGAGGTACCGGAAACGCTCCCCATACAACAAAGTGTGATCACCGCCGAAATTGAGCGATGGCCCGAAACGGCGCTGACGCGTGAACTTGCCCGCCACCCCGCGTTTGTAAATCGCGATATTTTCCCTTTGCTGGCTGACAGGCTGACGCAAAAACAGTTACTGGACAGACTAAAACTCGCTACTGCGCCCTGGCAATTGCTGGAATCAGCCGAACAGTGGCCACAGGTTTTCGCCTCGCTGAGTGAGCTGGCGATCGTTAAGCGCCGTACCGGCGGCTATGATGGTCGTGGCCAATGGCGTTTACACGCTAATCAGACCGATACATTGTCCGCCGATAATTACGGCGAATGCATTGTGGAGCAAGGCATTCATTTTTCCGGAGAGGTATCACTGGTTGGCGCACGCAATCAACAGGGGGAAACGGTATTTTACCCGCTGACCCACAATCTCCATCAGGACGGCATTCTGCGCACCAGCGTCGCATTCCCCGATCCCGATAGCGCACTGCAACACCAGGCAGAGCAGATGCTCTCCGCCATTCTAAATGAGCTTAACTATGTGGGCGTCATGGCGATGGAGTGTTTTGTGGTGCCGGAAGGTTTACTGATTAATGAACTGGCACCGCGCGTGCACAACAGTGGCCACTGGACGCAAAACGGCGCATCAATCAGCCAGTTCGAGCTGCATCTACGCGCTATCCTAAATTTACCGATGCCAAAACCGGTCGTCAGCGCACCCGCAGTGATGATAAATGTGATCGGTACCGACCTCAATTTACAGTGGCTGGAACAACCGCTGGTGCATCTACACTGGTACGAAAAAGAAGTTCGCCCGGGGCGCAAAGTCGGTCACCTCAACCTGAGCGATACTTGCCAGACACGTCTCTGCGAAGCGCTAAGTGCACTCGTTCCCTTACTGCCACCGGAATATCATAGTGGTATTGAATGGGCGACAGAAAAGTTGCGCTAACTTCATACGGGCCGGTATCTGACGGCCCGTTTTCCTGTACGTCGTCATCAATCCCTGCCACCCCAACGCAGTGGTGAAATCAGGATGCGCCAAAGCTCCTGAATAATGCCTTTCCGCGTAATAACCTTACCCCAAGCCACCCACCACAGACGGAAAGCAACAGCGCACCAGTCAAAGGCAGCAGAATCCACAGCATAAAATCAGGCTGCCATGGGAAATCGAACACTTTCCGCTGTAATCCCCACAATGCAGCCTCCGCACCGATAGCGGCAGCGATACCGGAAACCGCACCGAGAGCAGCAAATTCACACCACAGGGTTCCACGTAACAGCTTCTTACTGGCGCCAAGCGTACGATACACCACTAACTCCTGCTGGCGTTGACGCATACCGACCTGAATTTGTGCCAGTAGCAGCAACATCCCACAGGCGGTTACCAGCACCACCATAATTTCCAGGGCCTGACTCACTTGCGCCAGTACCTGCCCCACCTGTTTCAGGATACTGCCAATATCCAGCAGGCTGATCGTCGGGAATTCACGGTTAAGCTGTGCCAGCAGCAACGGATTATCATCCATACGAAAACTGGTCAGCCAGCTCTGCGGTTGACCATCAAGCGCGCCCGGCGGGAAGATAAAGAAGAAATTGGGACGCAAACTTTCCCAGTCGACTTTACGCAGGCTACTAATTTTCGCAGTAAACTCTTGCGTATCCCCCGTGAAAGTTAAGCTATCACCCAGCTTCACGCCCAGCCGCGACGCCAGCTCCATCTCCATGGAGACTTCATCCTTTTTCGGTGGCCAACTTCCTGCCACCAATGGATTGTGCTCGGGACGCTGCTGCTGCCAGGTCAGATTCAATTCACGATTCAGCGCGTCATCACGTCTGGGGTCCGCAGGCTGATGATTGATGCTGGTCAATCTTACCCGCGCAACCGGATAAAATGTCTCTGGTTTCACATTATGCTGCTGCAAGAAACGGGTAACCTGCGGCACCTGCTGCTGCGTTACATTCAGCAGGAAATAGTTAGGGCTTTCCGGCGGCAGCTGTTGCTGCCACCGTTCAAGCAAGTCGCCACGCATCACCAACAGTAGCGCGAGTAACATAAAAGAGAAAGAGAACGCTGCAAGTTGGCTGAGTGTGGTCCAGGGCTGGCGTAACAGACGATTGACCGCCAGACGAAATGCAAGATTGCGCACAGAAAGCCGCCGTAACACTAACAGCGCTCCCCAGCCAATGGCTCCCAACAGTATTGCCAGCAACACCATGCCCGCGACTAACGCCCAGAGTAGTTGACTCCCCCCTACCAGTAACGCCAGCAAGCCAATAACCACCAACGCCATCACCGGCAAGTAGACCTTGAGCGGCCAGACGTTAGCAATCACATCACGGCGCAGTACGCGCAGTGGCTGCGTAGCCAGCAACAGTCGGTAAGGCCGCAGCCCAACGATCAGTGAGATGACAAACAGCGACCCAATAGCCCATAACCAGGGCCAGAAGCTGGACGGAGGCAACGCCCCCGGCAGTACCGGACTGAGCATTTTCAGCAGTATGGCCTCAAATCCCAGCCCTGCTATGCTGCCGCAGACGGCCGCCAGCAGCAGCACCGACAGCCACTGGCCGATAATCAGCTTACGTAGAGCCGCACGGTTAGCACCCAGAGTTTTTAATACCGCCACCAGATCATACCGGCTGCGGCAATAATGGCTCATCGCGACCGCAACCGCTGCAATCGCCAGCATCAACGTCAGCAGCGCGGATAGCAGTAAAAACTGTTGGGCACGCTGCATGGATTTACCTAGCGCATCCTCTGAGTTTTCAATGCTTATCCATTTTTGATCGGGCTTCAGCAACGGTTCGATATAGCTATCGTAGCGGCTCAGTTGCTCCGGCGTCCCGGAAAATTTATAACGCCAGGTCAGGCGACTGCCGGGTTGTACTGCTCCGGTTTTTTCCACATCGGCCAGGTTCATTAATAACCGGGGAGCCGTTTGAAACGGATTGAATCCGCTGTCCGGCTCCTGAACCACTTCCCCGGCAATGCGTAGCGTAGTATCCCCAACGTCCAGCATATCGCCGATTTTCAAATTCAGCAGCGCCAGTAAACGCGGTGCGGCAAGAACCGTACCGGCGGTGGGCTTCAATCCTGTCGGTTCGGTACTGAGTTCGCCATACATCGGATACACGTCATCGACGGCCTTTACCGATGCCAACTGCGGTGTATCCCGGGCAAACGTCATGGTCATAAACGTCAGTTGGCGCCCAACCCGCATTCCTTCCTGCTGTGCCTGTTCCAGCCAGGCGGGCGGCACTTCACGCGCGCTGCGTAACGTGCGATCGCCCGCCATAAAGTCACGGCCCTGCTGGGTCAACCCTTTTTCCATGCGATCGCTCAGCGAACCAAGCGCCAATACGCAGGCTACCGCCAACGTCAGCGCCAGCCAGACAATGAGCAATGAAGGCGAACGCCATTCACGCCAGAACCAGCGCCAAATCATGCCTCCTCCCACAATTTTCCGTCACGAAGACGCAACCGACGATCGCAGCGGGCCGCCAATTGCTCATCATGGGTGACCAGGATCAGCGTGGTAGAGAAATCTCGATTGAGAGAAAACAGCAGATCGGCAATGCGATCACCGGTTTTACGGTCAAGATTGCCGGTGGGCTCATCGGCAAATAGCAGCCCAGGACGGCCATTAAACGCGCGTGCCAGCGCAACACGTTGTTGCTCACCGCCGGAAAGCTGTGCCGGAAGATGCGTCAAGCGCTCACCTAATCCAAGCTGATTAAGCAACGTACGCGACATTTCACGGCTTTCTTTATCGCTGTTGCCCCTTAGCAGTGAGGGGAGCTGCACATTTTCCAGCGCATTGAGCGTAGGTACCAGCATAAAGGACTGAAAAACAAAGCCAACGTGTGTAGCTCGTAACTCAGCGCGCTGTTCTTCATCCATCCGGTGCAGCGGCTGACCAAACATAAACACTTCGCCGTCACTGCCATCATCCAATCCGGCAAGAATCCCTAATAACGTTGACTTCCCCGAGCCGGACTCACCGATCAACGCGATAGTTTCAGCCGGTTTGACAACCAGCTCAACTCCGGTGAGGATATTCAACTGGTGATCACCCTGACCGACGGACTTACTAAGATAATGAACTTCAAGAATGTTTTCCGCTGGCATTACCCTTTCCTGTTATTATTGCTACTTATTTCACGCGTGGCATCAGCCGATACCTTACTGGTGCTCGGCGACAGCTTAAGCGCCGGCTACCGTATGTCGGCTGGCGCGGTCTGGCCTGCGCTACTGAATAAAAAATGGCAAAACACACCCAATGTCGTGAATGCCAGCATTAGTGGTGATACTACTGCACAAGCGCTGGCAAGACTGCCGGGCCTGTTAAAACAGCATCAGCCTCGCTGGGTGCTGATTGAGCTGGGCGGCAACGATGGTTTACGTGGGTTCCCGCCGAAAAACATTGAGCAGGACCTGCGTAAAATCATTGCCGATGTGAAGGCCGCTGACGCCGAACCCTTCCTGATGCAAATTCGCTTGCCAGCAAACTATGGTCGCCGCTATACGCAATCCTTCAGTGGGATCTATCCCCAGTTGGCGCAAGAGTTGAGTATCCCTCTGGTGCCCTTTTTTATGGAGCAGGTCTATCTGAAGCCCGAGTGGATGCAACAGGATGGCATTCATCCCACACCGGATGCTCAGCCTTTTATCACCGATTTTATGGCTAACGCACTGGCACCGCTGGTTAGCCAGTAGCCTGCACGTATTCAGTTAAACATGAGTCGCGGAAAATCAGCACGATCAACAGGTAAAGTTATGAAAATAATCACAACGATAGCCGCTAAACAGAATCAGCGCCTGCGCGGTAAAGCATGATGCAAAAAAATATCGTGATCACCGGCTGTTCCAGCGGGATCGGGCTGACGGCGGCAAACGATTTACTGCTGCGCGGTTATCGTATTTTTGCCGTCTGCCGCAAGGCAGAAGACGTACAACGCATGGATACACTGGGATTTACCGGCATTAAAATGGACCTTGATAGCGCGACGAGTGTAAGCGCTGCCGCTCAACAGATCCTTAAATTGGCTGATAATCAACTTTATGCACTGTTTAATAATGGCGGCTATGGCGTATATGGCGAGATAGCCAGCCTGTCACGCGCGCAGTTGGAGCAACAATTTGCAACGAATCTATTTGGCACTCACCAGCTCACCGCGCTGCTGCTGCCGGCTTTGAAGGCCAATGGCGGCGGCAGAATCATTAATACCAGTTCCGTACTGGGATTGGTTTCCACTCCGGGGCGCGGCGCTTATGCTGCCAGCAAATACGCGCTGGAGGCATGGTCTGATGCCTTACGTATCGAATTATATGATAGCGGCGTACGTGTCAGCCTGATTGAACCCGGGCCGATTACAACGCGCTTCACCGATAACGTCAATCAATCCCGGGAGGATAAGCCAGTAGTGAATCCGTCTATCGTCGCCCGGTTTTCCCTGCCACCGGAAGCAATATTACCTAAATTGCGCCATGCTCTGGAGAGCGCTCATCCCCGGTTACGCTATCCGGTGACGCTGGTTGCGCATACCATGGCGATACTGCGCCGCGTACTGCCGGGCTGGATGATGGATCGCATTTTGCGCGGACAATCACGCCACAACGACGATTTTGCTTGAAGGCAGCCTATAAACCCCAATATCGTTATCAGGCCATCAGATAAAGAGACGAATTTATGTCACCACAAGCTTCAATTATTGATATTAATGAAACCAACCTGCATCAGACGCTTGAACAGTCGATGACTGTTCCGGTGCTGTTCTATTTTTGGTCAGAGCGCAGCCAGCACTGCCAGCAGCTCACGCCGCTGCTCGAGCGTCTGGCGCAGGACTATGCCGGACAGTTTATTCTGGCTAAGCTTGACTGTGATGCAGAACAGGCCGTCGCGGCACAGTTTGGTCTGCGTTCCATTCCCACTGTTTATCTGTTTCAGAACGGTCAACCCGTTGATGGCTTTCAGGGCCCTCAGCCGGAAGAAGCGGTACGCGCCCTGCTGGAAAAAGTATTGCCACGCGAAGAAGAGTTAAAGGCGCAGGCTGCGATAGCATTCATGCAAGAAGGCAAAATGATCGATGCGTTGCCGCTGCTGAAAGATGCATGGCAGTTAAGCAATCAGTCCAGCGAGATCGGTTTTCTGCTTGCTGAAGTGCTGATTGCCCTTACCCGCAGCGATGAAGCCGAAGCCGTGCTCAATGTCGTTCCGCTACAGGATCAAGACACCCGCTATCATGGGCTGCTGGCGCAAATTGATTTACTGAAACAGGCAGCCAATACGCCTGAAATTCAGCAATTGCAGCAGCAACTGGAAAATGATCCAGCGAACAGTGAACTGGCCGCTAAACTCGCATTACAATTACATCAGGTTGGTCGCAATGAAGAAGCGTTGGAATTACTGATGAGCCACCTGAAGAAAGATTTAAATGCCGCTGATGGCCAGGTAAGAAAAATGCTGCAGGAAATTTTAGCAGCATTAGGGACTGGCGATGCGCTCGCTGCCAAATATCGCCGCCAGCTCTATTCATTGCTCTACTGATTTTACTCATTTAACGGGCCGAAGCGACTCGGCCCGCCATCTAACAATCCGGAGGTTTACATATGCTTGCCGCTATTCCTGTACTGATCGTACTGGCATTAATTATCGTTTGGTCCGGTATTAAAATTGTGCCTCAGGGCTATCAGTGGACCGTTGAACGTTTCGGACGTTATACCCGCCCCCTTCAGCCTGGCCTCAGCCTGGTGGTGCCATTTATGGATCGTATTGGCCGTAAGATCAATATGATGGAGCAGGTACTGGATATCCCTTCACAGGAAATCATCTCCAAAGATAACGCCAGCGTCACTATTGATGCCGTCTGTTTTATCCAGGTAGTAGATCCGGCTCGCGCAGCATATGAAGTCAGTAATCTGGAGCTGGCAATTATCAACCTGACGATGACAAATATGCGCACCGTATTGGGTTCGATGGAGCTTGATGAAATGTTGTCACAGCGTGACAGCATTAATACGCGCCTGTTGCATATCGTTGATGAAGCCACCAATCCGTGGGGAGTCAAAGTGACGCGTATTGAGATCCGCGATGTGCGCCCACCGGCAGAATTGATTGCTTCTATGAACGCCCAGATGAAAGCCGAACGTACCAAACGTGCCGATATCCTTGAAGCAGAAGGTGTACGTCAGGCAGCAATCCTACGTG encodes the following:
- the ppiB gene encoding peptidylprolyl isomerase B — encoded protein: MVTFQTNHGDIVIKTFDDKAPVTVKNFLDYCREGFYDNTIFHRVINGFMIQGGGFEPGMKQKATKEEIRNEANNGLKNTKGTLAMARTSAPHSATAQFFINVADNDFLNFSGENLQGWGYCVFAEVVEGMDVVEKIKGVSTGRSGMHQDVPKEDVVIQKVTISE
- the purK gene encoding 5-(carboxyamino)imidazole ribonucleotide synthase; the encoded protein is MKPVCILGNGQLGRMLRQAGAPLGIAVYPVGPDEVPETLPIQQSVITAEIERWPETALTRELARHPAFVNRDIFPLLADRLTQKQLLDRLKLATAPWQLLESAEQWPQVFASLSELAIVKRRTGGYDGRGQWRLHANQTDTLSADNYGECIVEQGIHFSGEVSLVGARNQQGETVFYPLTHNLHQDGILRTSVAFPDPDSALQHQAEQMLSAILNELNYVGVMAMECFVVPEGLLINELAPRVHNSGHWTQNGASISQFELHLRAILNLPMPKPVVSAPAVMINVIGTDLNLQWLEQPLVHLHWYEKEVRPGRKVGHLNLSDTCQTRLCEALSALVPLLPPEYHSGIEWATEKLR
- the folD gene encoding bifunctional methylenetetrahydrofolate dehydrogenase/methenyltetrahydrofolate cyclohydrolase FolD, yielding MAAKIIDGKTIAQQVRLEVADKVQQRLAAGKRAPGLAVVLVGENPASQIYVGSKRKACEEVGFISRSYDLPATTSEAELLDLIDTLNNDAEIDGILVQLPLPAGIDNVKVLENISPDKDVDGFHPYNVGRLCQRAPKLRPCTPRGIVTLLERYNIDTYGLNAVVVGASNIVGRPMSMELLLAGCTTTVTHRFTKDLRHHVEHADLLVVAVGKPGFIPGDWIKPGAIVIDVGINRLESGKVVGDVEFDTASERAAWITPVPGGVGPMTVATLIQNTLQACEAHHDGAVN
- the cysS gene encoding cysteine--tRNA ligase — protein: MLKIYNTLSRQKEEFKPIHAGEIGMYVCGITVYDLCHIGHGRTFVAFDVVARYLRYCGYALKYVRNITDIDDKIIKRAHENGETVEDLTNRMIAEMQADFAALNILPPDLEPRATRHISEIIEIVGKLIEREHAYVASNGDVMFAVESDAEYGKLSRQDLEQLQAGARVEVTADVKRNPMDFVLWKMSKEGEPSWPSPWGAGRPGWHIECSAMNCKQLGTHFDIHGGGSDLMFPHHENEIAQSTCAHDGPYVNYWMHSGMVMVDREKMSKSLNNFFTVRDVLNYFDAETVRYFLMSGHYRSQLNYGEDNLKQARAALERLYIALRNTDADAEPQGGEAFETRFREAMDDDFNTPEAYSALFDLAREVNRLKVEDIAAANGLAAKLRQLAGVLGLLEQDPELFLQGGAQSNDAEVAEIEALIKMRFDARQTKDWAQADIARDKLNALGIVLEDGPEGTRWRRK
- the lpxH gene encoding UDP-2,3-diacylglucosamine diphosphatase, yielding MSRTLFIADLHLCHEEPAITAGFLRFLQREAVHADALYILGDLFEAWIGDDDPNPLHAEVARALLVLKQQGVPCYFIHGNRDFLLGQQFAHASGMRLLPEEKILTLYGKRILILHGDTLCTDDQSYQRFRRKVHQRWLQKLFLALPLFVRQRIAARMRDGSKQANSTKSLAIMDVNPEAVINAFKQHQVNGMIHGHTHRPAVHTLEIDGQTVQRVVLGAWHQQGSMIQVDNAGVTLISFPF
- the ybcJ gene encoding ribosome-associated protein YbcJ, with translation MATFSLGKHPHVDLCDLLKLEGWVESGAMAKSLIADGLVTVDGAVETRKRCKIVAGQTVEFNGNRITVQA
- the purE gene encoding 5-(carboxyamino)imidazole ribonucleotide mutase is translated as MSSNAAPARIAIVMGSKSDWATMEFAAEILTALNVPFHTEVVSAHRTPDKLFSFAEDAADKGFQVIIAGAGGAAHLPGMLAAKTLVPVLGVPVQSAALSGVDSLYSIVQMPRGIPVGTLAIGKAGAANAALLAAQILAIYDRELATRLATWRQAQTDDVLNNPDPRGAV